Proteins from a genomic interval of Aspergillus flavus chromosome 7, complete sequence:
- a CDS encoding tRNA synthetases class I, catalytic domain-containing protein, whose amino-acid sequence MAVLKVASNANAALTLPAILAAAYGWTGANYNIGLKNTENGIVCRFSPEPSGYLHIGHAKAALLNSYFAYEYGDKRGTLICRFDDTNPSKESEEFRESILRDLSLLGVIPDQMYEACIGLIKSGKAYADNTIKEIMQDQRMKGIACACRDMSPRESLAHIEEMKSGSEEELQWCIRAKKSVDDTNKALRDPVIYRCNHEPHHRTGSTWKIYPTYDFCAPFLDSIEQVTHALQTNEYRDRNPQYHWMQEALGLRKVEIWDFSRLNFVRTVLSKRKLTVIVDKGVVWGWDDPRMPTVRGIRRRGCTIPALREFILKQGPSQNIVNMDWTRFWAINKKYIDPVAARYTAIPSLNAVTALIDGVEATTSAEKPKYKNPSLGTKKVIFSKEIIISQDDAQHFKENERVTLMNWGNAIVSRITTDPATGKVLTLNLKLDLESDVKLTEKKITWLAKDSSNMVPIKLYTFDHLISKDKIEKDEDFASFLTNPSEFCTEAWADCNFDRTGYFRVDQAYCDGQPAVMFNIPQERGPESNT is encoded by the exons ATGGCGGTTCTCAAAGTCGCTTCAAACGCAAATGCTGCCCTTACCCTCCCTGCCATTCTAGCTGCGGCGTAT GGGTGGACGGGCGCCAATTACAATATCGGGCTCAAAAACACCGAGAATGGAATTGTTTGTCGGTTTTCCCCAGAGCCCTCAGGATACCTCCACATTGGGCACGCTAAAGCGGCCTTATTAAACTCATATTTTGCCTATGAATATGGAGATAAAAGGGGTACTCTGATCTGCCGATTCGATGACACGAACCCATCGAAAGAGAGTGAAGAGTTCAGGGAATCTATCCTACGCGATCTCTCGCTGCTTGGTGTTATACCAGACC AGATGTATGAGGCATGTATTGGGTTGATCAAGTCCGGAAAGGCGTATGCCGATAATACTATCAAAGAAATCATGCAGGATCAAAGGATGAAAGGAATAGCCTGTGCATGTCGCGACATGAGCCCTAGGGAGAGCCTAGCCCACAttgaggagatgaagtcTGGCTCTGAGGAAGAGCTACAATGGTGTATTCGAGCAAAGAAATCGGTGGATGATACAAACAAAGCCTTGCGAGACCCTGTTATATATCGCTGCAATCACGAGCCTCATCACCGTACCGGGAGCACGTGGAAAATCTACCCTACCTATGACTTCTGTGCTCCCTTCCTCGACTCCATTGAGCAAGTAACTCATGCATTGCAAACGAATGAGTACCGTGATCGCAACCCGCAGTATCACTGGATGCAAGAGGCGCTGGGCCTTCGAAAAGTCGAAATCTGGGATTTTTCTAGACTTAACTTCGTTCGGACGGTTCTATCGAAGCGTAAGCTTACAGTCATTGTGGACAAGGGCGTGGTTTGGGGATGGGACGATCCCCGCATGCCTACCGTACGGGGAATTCGTCGAAGAGGCTGTACTATACCCGCCCTTCGAGAATTCATCCTGAAGCAAGGCCCTAGTCAAAATATTGTCAACATGGATTGGACTAGATTCTGGGCTATCAACAAAAAGTATATTGATCCTGTAGCTGCACGCTACACAGCAATCCCATCACTCAATGCTGTTACCGCCTTAATCGACGGGGTTGAGGCAACAACTTCCGCGGAGAAGCCGAAGTATAAAAATCCATCTCTGGGAACGAAGaaggtcatcttcagcaagGAAATTATTATCAGCCAGGACGACGCTCAGCATTTCAAAGAGAACGAGCGAGTCACTTTGATGAACTGGGGTAATGCCATTGTTTCGAGGATTACTACCGACCCGGCCACTGGAAAGGTGTTAACCCTGAATCTGAAGCTTGATTTGGAATCCGATGTCAAGTTGACCGAAAAGAAGATTACGTGGTTAGCTAAAGATTCGAGCAATATGGTGCCAATCAAGCTGTACACTTTCGACCACTTGATTTCGAAGGACAAAAtagagaaggatgaagactTTGCATCCTTCTTGACAAACCCGAGCGAGTTCTGTACAGAAGCCTGGGCGGACTGCAAT TTTGACCGTACCGGCTATTTCAGGGTTGACCAAGCATACTGTGACGGTCAGCCGGCGGTTATGTTTAACATCCCGCAGGAAAGGGGGCCTGAAAGCAACACTTGA
- a CDS encoding Rpp20 subunit of nuclear RNase MRP and P-domain-containing protein: protein MPPKEPLRNALTFEKKNKDMLKLPKHAGIQKRPIPHAPIASPYAGSSVPKVVYISSNTPFMSAVKRVQKFLQQAEKRATASVNLSSSKKRDRERLAEIARGNESLKKEEVFVKATGRAIEKALRVGKWFEERESEYVVRVETGSVLVVDDVVEDEERKRKLKEKVKGGASQGSESAAKKQRRAASALAVAEEEELPETRTRWVNKVEVSIAFK, encoded by the exons ATGCCGCCCAAAGAACCGCTAAGAAACGCCCTCACCTtcgaaaaaaagaataaagacaTGCTCAAGCTCCCCAAAC ATGCCGGAATCCAAAAACGCCCCATCCCCCACGCCCCAATAGCATCCCCATACGCCGGGTCCAGCGTCCCCAAAGTCGTCTACATATCAAGCAACACGCCCTTCATGAGCGCCGTGAAACGCGTGCAGAAGTTCCTCCAGCAAGCCGAGAAACGTGCGACCGCGTCCGTGAATCTATCGAGCAGCAAGAAGCGGGACCGGGAGAGACTAGCGGAGATTGCGCGGGGGAATGAGTcgttgaagaaagaggaggtgTTTGTTAAGGCGACGGGGCGGGCGATTGAGAAGGCGCTGCGGGTGGGGAAGTGGTttgaggagagagagagtgagTATGTGGTGCGGGTTGAGACGGGGAGTGTacttgttgttgatgatgttgtggaggatgaggagaggaagaggaagttgaaggagaaggttaAGGGTGGTGCTTCGCAGGGTTCGGAGTCTGCggcgaagaagcagaggcGGGCGGCTAGTGCTTTGGCGGTtgctgaggaggaggaattgCCTGAGACGAGGACGCGGTGGGTGAATAAGGTGGAGGTGTCGATTGCCTTTAAATGA